In Arachis stenosperma cultivar V10309 chromosome 1, arast.V10309.gnm1.PFL2, whole genome shotgun sequence, one DNA window encodes the following:
- the LOC130976060 gene encoding zinc finger BED domain-containing protein RICESLEEPER 2-like has protein sequence MDDEVVSETPVQASGSVDSEKEKLRQKMSRIPNRICLTSDVWTSSTTEGYICLTAHFVDENWRLKVFSITLDNASANDNMQNILKTYLRKQNSLLCDGEYFHVRCSAHILNLIVQEGLKVAAGALFKIRESVKYVKASDGRMMKFKDCVQQAEIKEGVGLKSDVPTRWNSTYMMLESAIKFEKAFDILSVVDGAYKDCPTNEEWSLAKKMCEFLEPFYETTNLISGSSYPTSNLYFMQVWKIECLLEDNQTCDDVVIMNMAFRMKMKFDKYWKDYSTVLAFGAILDPRLKLKFLRFCYKKLDPSTFELKANEVLEKFKRLYGEYINTFGGSTISQSSNQSPMSPEEGRLTKKSKMVMKEFREFDCETQTSKDKDELEIYLKEGLIHTNEDDLKYDVLNFLKIN, from the exons ATGGATGATGAAGTTGTTTCTGAGACTCCTGTTCAAGCTTCTGGTAGTGTTGATTCTG AAAAAGAGAAATTGAGGCAGAAGATGTCTAGGATACCTAATAGAATTTGTTTGACATCTGATGTGTGGACATCATCTACCACTGAAGGATATATTTGTCTGACAGCTCATTTTGTTGATGAGAATTGGCGACTA AAAGTATTCTCTATTACTTTAGATAATGCTTCTGCAAATGACAACATGCAAAACATCTTAAAAACTTATCTACGTAAGCAGAATAGTTTGCTTTGCGATGGAGAATATTTTCATGTGCGTTGCTCCGCTcacattttaaatttgattgtgCAAGAAGGGTTAAAGGTGGCTGCTGGAGCTTTATTTAAAATAAGAGAGAGTGTGAAATATGTGAAAGCTTCTGATGGGAGAATGATGAAATTTAAAGATTGTGTGCAGcaagcagaaattaaagaaggtGTTGGTCTAAAATCAGATGTTCCAACTCGATGGAATTCTACATATATGATGTTGGAAAGTgcaattaaatttgaaaaagcgTTTGACATCCTTAGTGTTGTAGATGGAGCTTATAAAGATTGTCCGACAAATGAAGAATGGAGCTTAGCAAAAAAAATGTGTGAATTTTTAGAGCCATTTTATGAAACTACAAACCTCATTTCGGGTTCATCATATCCAACATCAAATTTGTATTTTATGCAAGTTTGGAAAATTGAATGTCTTTTGGAAGACAATCAAACTTGTGATGATGTTGTTATTATGAACATGGCTTTCAGAATGAAGATGAAGTTTGATAAATATTGGAAGGATTATAGCACTGTCTTGGCTTTTGGGGCAATTCTTGATCCTCGATTAAAGTTAAAGTTCTTGAggttttgttacaaaaaactaGATCCTTCAACCTTTGAATTGAAGGCAAATGAAGTATTGGAGAAATTTAAAAGGTTGTATGGAGAGTACATAAATACTTTTGGTGGTTCAACAATTTCTCAAAGTAGTAATCAATCTCCTATGTCACCTGAAGAAGGAAGGCTTACAAAGAAGAGCAAAATGGTGATGAag GAGTTCAGAGAATTTGACTGTGAAACCCAAACTTCCAAGGATAAAGATGAATTAGAGATTTATCTAAAAGAAGGTTTGATTCACACCAATGAAGATGATTTGAAGTATGATGTGCTGAATTTTTTGAAGATTAATTAG
- the LOC130976066 gene encoding uncharacterized protein LOC130976066, producing the protein MDAQQFAAFFCQVAQIQSHLNKTNPNQDLSSLFYILLSENPGIPITNVTLTGSNYSAWSKAIMNALYSKNKFKFVDGTIPKPEKIDPNFMAWHRYYYQGDMFRVAELTEEIYALKQGDMSVTTYFTRLKNLWEEVDEFRSILGCDCVKCECDLGVVRQQREEDRVTKFLRGLGEQYSTVKSQVMLMDELPSFNKILSIITQQERQLFSFDNALDTKILSGHMVDNCYKKHGYPPNFKPQFDKKNLVLNCMTAADASEDDNDNISIHQLVRSEPTINEFTLDQREALLALLSRQDQSHSHNISQISTKNDLSPHKARMLHILHFESHVMALNISTQKHKPWVIDTGATDHVSYSLADFQNYFKIDPIVVRLPNGALTTSCIMGTIVFSNDLYLTNDLHTLRVIRVASNVDGLYILHKEIKTLPHIIAVSRNHISGSL; encoded by the exons ATGGATGCTCAGCAGTTTGCGGCATTTTTCTGTCAAGTTGCACAGATCCAGAGTCATCTCAATAAGACAAATCCGAATCAAGATCTTTCAAGTCTTTTCTACATTTTGCTGTCTGAAAATCCAGGTATACCTATTACCAATGTCACACTCACTGGTTCAAATTATAGTGCATGGAGCAAAGCTATTATGAACgcactttattcgaagaataaattcaaatttgttGATGGCACTATTCCTAAGCCTGAGAAAATAGATCCAAATTTTATGGCGTG GCATCGGTACTACTACCAAGGAGATATGTTTAGAGTAGCTGAGTTAACTGAGGAGATTTATGCGCTCAAACAGGGAGACATGTCCGTTACCACCTATTTTACTAGGCTTAAGAACCTTTGGGAAGAGGTTGATGAATTTAGATCGATTCTTGGATGTGACTGCGTTAAGTGTGAGTGTGATTTAGGCGTAGTAAGGCAGCAAAGGGAAGAAGATAGAGTCACAAAGTTTCTTCGAGGTCTTGGAGAACAGTATTCAACTGTTAAGTCTCAAGTGATGCTAATGGATGAATTGCCTAGTTTTAACAAAATTCTGTCCATTATTACTCAGCAGGAGAGGCAACTCTTCAGTTTTGATAATGCTTTAGatacaaaaattttg AGTGGACACATGGTGGATAATTGCTACAAGAAGCATGGTTATCCACCAAACTTCAAGCCTCAGTTTGATAAGAAAAATCTTGTTCTTAATTGTATGACAGCAGCTGATGCTTCTGAAGATGATAATGACAATATCAGCATTCATCAACTGGTAAGGAGTGAACCGACCATTAATGAATTTACTCTAGACCAAAGAGAAGCGCTTCTAGCATTGCTCAGCAGACAAGATCAATCTCATTCTCATAACATTAGCCAGATTTCAACCAAAAATGATCTTTCACCTCATAAAGCTAGAATGCTGCATATTTTGCATTTTGAATCTCATGTCATGGCTCTAAATATTTCAACTCAGAAACACAAGCCTTGGGTTATAGACACTGGTGCTACGGACCATGTGTCATATTCTTTGGcagattttcaaaattatttcaaGATAGATCCTATTGTTGTTAGATTACCCAATGGTGCTCTCACAACAAGCTGCATTATGGGAACCATTGTGTTTTCTAATGATCTTTACCTTACAAAT GATCTGCACACTTTGAGGGTGATTCGTGTAGCTAGTAATGTTGATGGTCTCTACATTCTGCACAAGGAAATCAAGACTCTCCCTCATATCATAGCAGTTTCTCGCAACCACATTTCAGGCTCTTTATGA